A window from Carassius gibelio isolate Cgi1373 ecotype wild population from Czech Republic chromosome B3, carGib1.2-hapl.c, whole genome shotgun sequence encodes these proteins:
- the LOC127952119 gene encoding casein kinase I isoform X2, which produces MELRVGNRYRLGRKIGSGSFGDIYLGTDISVGEEVAIKLECVKTKHPQLHIESKIYKMMQGGVGIPTIKWCGAEGDYNVMVMELLGPSLEDLFNFCSRKFSLKTVLLLADQMISRIEYIHSKNFIHRDVKPDNFLMGLGKKGNLVYIIDFGLAKKYRDARTHQHIPYRENKNLTGTARYASINTHLGIEQSRRDDLESLGYVLMYFNLGSLPWQGLKAATKRQKYERISEKKMSTPIEVLCKGYPSEFATYLNFCRSLRFDDKPDYSYLRQLFRNLFHRQGFSYDYVFDWNMLKFGANRAAEDPERERRDREERLRHGRNPAARGMMPSSSGRPRGTQEVAPPTPLTPTSHTGMERDRKVSMRLHRGAPVNISSSDLTGRQDTSRMSTSQNSIPYDQHGK; this is translated from the exons ATGGAGCTGCGAGTAGGAAACCGATACAGACTGGGACGGAAAATTGGCTCTGGATCCTTTGGTGACATTTATTTGG GCACAGACATCTCCGTGGGGGAAGAAGTAGCCATCAAGCTAGAATGTGTGAAAACGAAGCACCCACAGCTGCACATCGAGAGCAAGATCTACAAGATGATGCAAGGAGGCG TCGGTATCCCAACAATCAAATGGTGTGGAGCAGAGGGAGATTACAATGTGATGGTAATGGAGCTGCTGGGACCCAGTTTGGAGGATCTCTTCAACTTCTGTTCTCGCAAGTTCAGCCTAAAGACTGTTCTTCTGCTGGCTGATCAGATG ATCAGCCGTATCGAGTACATTCACTCCAAGAACTTCATCCACAGAGACGTCAAGCCCGACAACTTCCTTATGGGCCTGGGGAAGAAGGGCAACCTTGTTTACATCATTGACTTTGGCCTGGCCAAGAAGTACAGAGATGCTCGCACCCACCAGCACATCCCTTATCGCGAGAACAAAAACTTGACTGGCACTGCTCGCTACGCTTCCATCAACACCCACTTGGGCATAG AGCAATCCAGACGAGATGACTTGGAGTCTCTTGGCTATGTGCTCATGTACTTCAACCTGGGCTCCTTGCCATGGCAGGGTCTGAAGGCTGCCACAAAGAGACAGAAGTATGAGCGAATCAGCGAGAAAAAGATGTCCACTCCTATTGAAGTCCTGTGCAAAGGATACCCAT CGGAGTTTGCCACATACCTCAACTTTTGCCGCTCCCTTCGCTTTGACGACAAGCCCGACTACTCTTACCTGAGACAGCTCTTCAGGAACCTTTTCCACAGACAAGGCTTTTCATACGACTACGTGTTTGACTGGAATATGCTCAAATTT GGTGCAAACAGAGCGGCAGAGGATCCTGAGAGAGAGCGGAGGGATCGAGAGGAAAGACTGCGACATGGGCGGAATCCTGCGGCCCGTGGCATGATGCCTTCCAGCTCAGGTAGACCCAGAGGAACCCAAGAGGTAGCACCTCCCACACCCCTCACGCCAACCTCACACACAG GAATGGAGCGAGACAGGAAGGTCAGTATGAGATTGCACCGTGGAGCCCCTGTCAACATTTCCTCCTCTGATCTAACTGGTCGACAGGACACCTCACGCATGTCCACATCACAG AATAGCATTCCCTATGATCAACACGGCAAGTAG
- the LOC127952119 gene encoding casein kinase I isoform X1 has translation MELRVGNRYRLGRKIGSGSFGDIYLGTDISVGEEVAIKLECVKTKHPQLHIESKIYKMMQGGVGIPTIKWCGAEGDYNVMVMELLGPSLEDLFNFCSRKFSLKTVLLLADQMISRIEYIHSKNFIHRDVKPDNFLMGLGKKGNLVYIIDFGLAKKYRDARTHQHIPYRENKNLTGTARYASINTHLGIEQSRRDDLESLGYVLMYFNLGSLPWQGLKAATKRQKYERISEKKMSTPIEVLCKGYPSEFATYLNFCRSLRFDDKPDYSYLRQLFRNLFHRQGFSYDYVFDWNMLKFGANRAAEDPERERRDREERLRHGRNPAARGMMPSSSGRPRGTQEVAPPTPLTPTSHTGMERDRKVSMRLHRGAPVNISSSDLTGRQDTSRMSTSQALSRVTPSGLQSAVPR, from the exons ATGGAGCTGCGAGTAGGAAACCGATACAGACTGGGACGGAAAATTGGCTCTGGATCCTTTGGTGACATTTATTTGG GCACAGACATCTCCGTGGGGGAAGAAGTAGCCATCAAGCTAGAATGTGTGAAAACGAAGCACCCACAGCTGCACATCGAGAGCAAGATCTACAAGATGATGCAAGGAGGCG TCGGTATCCCAACAATCAAATGGTGTGGAGCAGAGGGAGATTACAATGTGATGGTAATGGAGCTGCTGGGACCCAGTTTGGAGGATCTCTTCAACTTCTGTTCTCGCAAGTTCAGCCTAAAGACTGTTCTTCTGCTGGCTGATCAGATG ATCAGCCGTATCGAGTACATTCACTCCAAGAACTTCATCCACAGAGACGTCAAGCCCGACAACTTCCTTATGGGCCTGGGGAAGAAGGGCAACCTTGTTTACATCATTGACTTTGGCCTGGCCAAGAAGTACAGAGATGCTCGCACCCACCAGCACATCCCTTATCGCGAGAACAAAAACTTGACTGGCACTGCTCGCTACGCTTCCATCAACACCCACTTGGGCATAG AGCAATCCAGACGAGATGACTTGGAGTCTCTTGGCTATGTGCTCATGTACTTCAACCTGGGCTCCTTGCCATGGCAGGGTCTGAAGGCTGCCACAAAGAGACAGAAGTATGAGCGAATCAGCGAGAAAAAGATGTCCACTCCTATTGAAGTCCTGTGCAAAGGATACCCAT CGGAGTTTGCCACATACCTCAACTTTTGCCGCTCCCTTCGCTTTGACGACAAGCCCGACTACTCTTACCTGAGACAGCTCTTCAGGAACCTTTTCCACAGACAAGGCTTTTCATACGACTACGTGTTTGACTGGAATATGCTCAAATTT GGTGCAAACAGAGCGGCAGAGGATCCTGAGAGAGAGCGGAGGGATCGAGAGGAAAGACTGCGACATGGGCGGAATCCTGCGGCCCGTGGCATGATGCCTTCCAGCTCAGGTAGACCCAGAGGAACCCAAGAGGTAGCACCTCCCACACCCCTCACGCCAACCTCACACACAG GAATGGAGCGAGACAGGAAGGTCAGTATGAGATTGCACCGTGGAGCCCCTGTCAACATTTCCTCCTCTGATCTAACTGGTCGACAGGACACCTCACGCATGTCCACATCACAG